Proteins encoded within one genomic window of Triticum aestivum cultivar Chinese Spring chromosome 2D, IWGSC CS RefSeq v2.1, whole genome shotgun sequence:
- the LOC123052254 gene encoding uncharacterized protein has protein sequence MLQTRPGIFNPILCGARLLQQWAVDMYVKIESCRLRWYRKNQTQIRADLYKGVVDAITSGETRASAVGVRIVLPGTYPGGDRDMKKRHMDAMAIVHTYGKPDILLTMTCNPKWEEITNELLPGQTAQDRPDIVARVFYGKLEAMKDMLFKKHILGVVVAYVYVVEFQKRGLPHAHFLLIMDSKYKLIVPEQYDRLISAELPDKHKYPELYAMVVKHMMHGPCGALNPKNVCMQENRCKCRYPRPFNENTSQGKDSYPIYRRRDDGRRAKVRGKMLDNRWVVPYNPYLLRMFNCHINVEVCSSIKAVKYLYKYIYKGHDKASFSIDHPDADGNIDEIKRYVDARWITPPEAMWRIFGFPLCANYPPVLQLPLHLPNMHRVAFNAQADLKNVVASENNSKSMLTEYFKANQEHPRARHILYKDFPGSFTWQKKKKFWKPRVERFQIGRIVSANPAEGDRYYLRVLLNHVTGKTSFDDLLTVDGVQCGSFREAAERLGLIEADNTLDNCLTEAEQWAMPCSLRRLFATILVHYEPGDVRGLWDRHLDPMSNDYRRSRTSPIEVEQMVLLDIRGMLQSMGKDIVDFALPSIDDAFDPTEGEAREVIEESTVDFDVDDTKLASSLNLEQRAAYDEILAAVERGDGGVFFVDGPGGTGKTFLYKAMLAKVRSDGNIGIATATSGVAASIMPGGRTAHSRFKIPLSCDDGASCSFTKQSGTAKLLRMASLIIWDEASMTKRQAVEALDNSMRDIMGIRDRPFGGKTVVFGRDFRQVLPVVRRGSRGQIIDATLRSSHLWKGMRQLRLITNMRAHNDTWFANYLLRVGNGTEEVDDQGNILLPEDICLPSTGEVDDLEKLIHHVFPSLDDNMSDSNYMTSRAILSTTNDNVDKINIRMIERFQGDEVIYHSFDSAEDDPYGYYAQEFLNGLTPNGLPPHALKLKLNCPVILLRNIDPANGLCNGTRLVVRGFERNTVDAEIVIGQHAGRRVFLPRIPLCPSENDMFPFKFKRKQFPIRLSFAMTINKAQGQTIPIVGVYLPNPVFSHGQLYVALSRATAKRNIKILIQKEKPKEKSNKQKDKPKKRKDRPCHY, from the coding sequence ATGCTGCAGACACGACCTGGAATCTTCAATCCCATACTCTGTGGAGCACGCCTCTTGCAGCAATGGGCGGTCGACATGTACGTCAAGATTGAAAGTTGTCGGTTGAGGTGGTACAGGAAAAACCAGACGCAGATTCGTGCCGACTTGTATAAAGGAGTTGTTGATGCAATCACATCGGGGGAGACGCGAGCAAGCGCTGTTGGGGTAAGAATAGTGCTCCCTGGAACATACCCTGGTGGCGACCGCGACATGAAGAAGAGGCATATGGATGCCATGGCAATTGTCCATACATACGGGAAGCCTGACATCTTATTGACCATGACTTGCAATCCTAAATGGGAAGAGATAACGAATGAGTTGCTGCCTGGTCAGACGGCGCAAGACCGACCTGATATTGTGGCTCGCGTGTTCTACGGCAAGCTAGAGGCTATGAAGGACATGTTGTTCAAGAAGCATATCCTGGGTGTTGTTGTCGCATATGTATACGTAGTCGAGTTCCAAAAAAGGGGCCTCCCCCACGCACATTTTTTGTTGATCATGGACTCTAAATATAAGCTTATCGTCCCGGAGCAGTATGACCGACTCATTTCCGCAGAGCTCCCAGACAAGCATAAGTATCCGGAATTGTATGCTATGGTGGTAAAACATATGATGCACGGACCATGCGGTGCTCTCAACCCGAAGAATGTTTGCATGCAAGAAAACAGATGCAAGTGCAGATACCCACGGCCGTTCAATGAAAACACATCACAGGGGAAGGACTCGTACCCAATTTATCGGCGTAGAGACGATGGAAGGCGTGCTAAGGTCCGAGGGAAGATGTTGGACAATAGATGGGTTGTGCCTTATAACCCATACCTGCTGCGGATGTTCAATTGCCACATCAACGTTGAGGTCTGCTCCAGCATAAAGGCCGTCAAATATCTTTACAAGTACATTTACAAGGGCCATGATAAGGCTTCTTTCAGCATCGACCATCCCGACGCCGATGGTAACATTGATGAGATCAAGAGATACGTTGATGCAAGGTGGATCACCCCTCCGGAGGCTATGTGGAGGATATTTGGCTTTCCACTTTGCGCCAATTACCCACCTGTCTTGCAGTTGCCTCTTCATCTCCCGAATATGCACAGGGTCGCATTCAATGCGCAGGCTGACTTGAAGAATGTTGTCGCCTCCGAAAATAATTCAAAATCCATGTTAACGGAGTATTTCAAGGCTAACCAGGAACACCCTCGGGCTAGGCATATATTGTACAAGGATTTTCCCGGAAGCTTCACATGGCAGAAGAAAAAGAAGTTTTGGAAGCCGCGGGTCGAGCGTTTTCAAATAGGTCGCATCGTGTCTGCCAATCCTGCTGAGGGTGACCGATACTACCTGCGTGTGTTGCTAAACCATGTtacgggcaaaacatccttcgacgACTTGCTCACCGTGGACGGTGTTCAATGTGGGAGCTTTAGAGAAGCTGCTGAAAGGTTGGGACTCATCGAGGCAGACAACACGCTCGACAACTGTCTTACTGAGGCTGAGCAGTGGGCGATGCCATGTTCTCTTAGGAGGCTCTTCGCAACCATCTTGGTGCACTACGAGCCAGGCGACGTGCGTGGTTTATGGGATAGGCACCTCGATCCTATGTCAAATGACTATCGTCGATCACGCACGTCCCCTATCGAGGTGGAGCAGATGGTGTTGCTTGACATTAGGGGTATGTTGCAGTCCATGGGTAAAGACATTGTTGATTTCGCTCTTCCAAGCATAGATGATGCGTTTGACCCAaccgagggtgaggcaagagaggTCATCGAGGAATCAACTGTTGATTTTGACGTGGATGATACTAAATTGGCATCTTCCCTGAACTTGGAGCAGAGGGCCGCATACGACGAGATACTAGCGGCTGTTGAACGCGGTGATGGGGGTGTATTCTTTGTTGATGGCCCTGGAGGTACAGGGAAGACCTTTCTATACAAGGCGATGCTTGCCAAGGTGAGGAGCGATGGCAATATTGGTATCGCTACCGCGACGTCGGGCGTCGCCGCTTCTATCATGCCTGGCGGCAGGACTGCCCACTCGAGGTTCAAGATCCCATTGAGTTGCGATGATGGAGCATCGTGCAGCTTCACGAAGCAGAGTGGGACCGCCAAGCTGCTTAGGATGGCCTCATTGATAATATGGGACGAGGCCAGCATGACGAAACGACAAGCGGTCGAGGCATTGGACAATAGCATGCGCGACATCATGGGAATACGCGACCGACCCTTTGGAGGAAAGACTGTTGTTTTTGGCAGGGACTTTAGGCAGGTGCTTCCGGTCGTCAGAAGGGGGTCGCGGGGCCAGATAATTGATGCAACCCTACGAAGTTCTCATCTATGGAAGGGTATGCGGCAGCTTCGGCTCATCACCAACATGAGGGCTCATAATGACACGTGGTTTGCAAATTACTTGCTAAGGGTCGGCAATGGCACTGAGGAAGTCGACGATCAAGGCAACATACTACTCCCTGAAGACATTTGTCTGCCGTCTACAGGCGaggttgacgacctggagaagcttATTCACCACGTGTTTCCGAGTCTAGATGACAACATGTCTGATTCAAATTACATGACATCTCGAGCAATCCTTTCCACGACAAACGACAATGTCGACAAGATAAACATCCGCATGATAGAGCGTTTTCAGGGAGATGAAGTAATATACCATAGCTTTGACAGTGCGGAGGACGACCCATATGGCTACTACGCTCAGGAGTTTCTGAATGGATTGACTCCTAACGGTCTTCCTCCGCATGCACTCAAGCTAAAGCTGAACTGCCCTGTCATACTTCTAAGGAACATTGATCCAGCAAATGGATTGTGTAACGGCACTAGGCTTGTTGTTAGAGGTTTTGAGAGGAACACCGTTGATGCAGAAATCGTGATTGGACAACACGCTGGCAGGAGGGTCTTCCTTCCTCGAATACCTCTCTGCCCATCTGAAAACGACATGTTTCCGTTCAAGTTTAAGAGGAAGCAATTTCCTATAAGGCTTAGCTTTGCTATGACCATTAACAAGGCTCAAGGGCAGACAATC